TGGCTATCCTGGATGATGAATTTTTTTCGAATTGAATTTTTGGATCTGAATTTGTGAACATtgaaaaaaacccattaaaattCAGCTTCTGATTTTAAATTTCAAAGAATTGAATTCGGAACAAATGCATTCAGATGAATGTTTTTCTGCTATGCTATGAATTCAGTGGTGTTTAAATTTCAATATTACGTATTCGTTGGCTGTTGAAATTCAAATACCTATGTCTCTTATTTGCGTCCATATTTTATTCCATATTTCAGACATCTTCTTGTATAAAGTAGAATCCacaataatcaataaattaCTGTTGCCCAGAAGAGGAAAACTTAGTCTTTTAAGTTGTTAAAAGTAACATATTCTGAGTGTCATTGTGCAACATTTTGACAACTTTTGTTCAGCAAATATGCAAAAAGACAAACTTGAGGTGGAACAGTGCTTTGGAtgagaaataacacatttattgagCTCAAGTCTGAATTTATAACAATCTCTTACAGATTTCACACTAAAACAAGCTGTGACTAAATGAAGTGTTTTGTGgaggatttttaaaaacatacctTCCctttttgatcatatttcaatactcaataatattacaataatatttaCCTTTAGCAAAGATGTCCTCAATATTTTGCAGAACCTAAGTGAACTGGGTTGAACTGAGATTCATTGACTGACCagtgtttgggtgttttgaggtTTATTTcaaagcaatttaaaaaaagtccagttaaatgtataaatggAACAAGACAATGTCCACACATTCTTTACATTAAAACATgattttatataattaataatctATTCACAGTTGAGACATTTCAATACAATTTAGTACAAACTACTATTATATTGTTactattattttcataaattataTTACTCACAAACATTTGTTCTAAGTAGGAAATATTACAGTAAAGCGTACAAGTAACTGTTCTTGCCAGTAGGAAGAATCAAGGAAGTATTCATGTGGTTTTGTTGGAGAAATGATTGAACCGATCCGCTCCACATAACAACACTGTCGCAGCAAACTTCCTGGGACGATCTGGATCCTATCGGCAACAAAAACAATCAGGATCAATACACAGTCCATGTCAGTCTGTGAAATTATAATCTGCATGGAATATAGTAAATCTATATTCGTGTTTGTCTCACCTCTGTGGGATATGCACTGGTGGGAACATAACGGATCACAAACCCACAGCGCCTCTTCTGGGATGTGTTGGGATCACTGGCATGGACGAGGAGTCCATCATGAATCTATTAAAACAAATCCTAATTAAAgatagggttggtaatcttgagaaaccaccaagagtacactagattttaaaaatgatccaacaaaaacacagcccagtgttgccaactcagTGTTGCCcccactagctccaaaagtccctaaagctggcgagaaagttgccaagttggcaacactgacagtcacCGTTTGTTCAGGCCTCCATCCAAAGCTACTCCCCAAAAATtgtcattatgaacgtaaacaacaaacatggctattatTAGTACTCATATCTGTCAAGCtacagcttgtggaagactacggtgacgcgcaatgagtgcacgggccgaatgaaatgattggacgggctgattacagtcctgcgacagacAGATACTggattactttctttttttcgtcagaacatttgatttattgattgctgttgggatgtaaagagaatttcaacaaataaaacaaaacattttttttgaaaaaagattaccaaccctagctttaattcaCCTTATCTTGTACTCAACCCTGTCATctttaataaacaagaaataaactcACAGACATCTGCCCAGCTAACAGAGGACAAAACACAGCCTCATCAGCCTGAACCAGCTCCTCTGGGATCTCCTGATTGACTGATAGCATGTTTCCAGGCTGGATGGCTTGGCGATGGGTCAACATGCCAGCGCAGTGGCTACCTGCAGGGCACAAAGACAAAATGTTACACTCTGTGACGCAGGTAGTTAATTTTATTCAACACTGATATAAatcaaaaaactttttttatagTGTTTGGTGGGAGTCAAGAAAAGCTTTTATGCTGCCTTTGTTTAGTTAAGGTGCAACCAAggcaacacatttatttatatagcacatttccaATATAGCCAATGCAGTGATCTTAGAACTGGAGTTACTGTACATGCTGAGACTTTTTGGTCCTTGTTACAACCCTGGCAGtagatattctttttttatttaatctttgtTATTGATTTAATGTGACTACTGAAATTTAGGGAGGCTTCTAGCTTGGTTTGTCCTCTCCAAGGACAGACTATTAAGGTAAGAACAGACTTTTAAGTCTTTCATCATTGGCCTCGAAAACAATGACTTCAGTTATGTCCTCATTTAACTGGAAATATTTGTGGAACATCCAGCTACTAATTTGTTTAATGCACTGAACCAGACAGTCTGTTGGACTATTGAACTCTGACAGtgctatatatattatttgtgtGAAATATGTATATCTTTGAATTTTGACAAATTCCAGCTAACGGGAGTGTGTAAAGATTAAACCAGGTCGATGGCTAAAGGCATAAACTTGCACGAGAAGCAGAAACGAGTAGCTGATATACCTGGGATGACCTGAAGGGCGCCGTTCTCTTGCAGTGAGTCATCTAAAGCGAGCCACACAGAGAGAACAGGGCCACCGGCAATACCCCAATACCTATGAACAACACAATTACAGTtagacaaaacaacacaaaaacaaactctcgtgtttgtttttcagtgtgTGAATCTACCTCATATCCTGATGCCAGGCCACATATGggagtccaggtttgttcactGCGTCTTCATTCTCCTGGATGTCAGGTTTGAGTGTTGGGTATTTACAGATGAAGCGGGAGTCCAGCAGGATGACGTCAGGGCCCAGGATGGCTTTGACCACTTGTATGATCTCAGGGTGTTTGGTCAGGCTCCCCACCCATGGATACTGAAGGTGAACATTGTGGAGGCTGTACTGGGTGTACTCTTCACCTGGAAACACACAGAATACACCCATTCACTGACAAATAGTGCAACACTGTATATTAACCtactttatttagttttgtgtggaacaaaaaacaagatacaCATTGAACAAGAAATGGCAAGCATGTCAATTTTGaggattacaaaaaaaatgcagacaAATTAGACTCACAGTCTTTGCCCAAAACTACATTCCTGATATCTAAAGTTTGTCTTATTACTTATTTCTGCACCGTCTCTTTTAACCTGTGTCCTTTTTCATCCCTTCCCTCCTTCATCTTCCAGTGCTACTCACCAAATTTCTTCTCCAGCTCAGCAAAGGCCTGCTTGGCCTCCCTCAGCTCAGTCTCCTTCAACACAGGCAGTGCGGAGAGGAAACCCTGCCGGTTGTAGAGCTCCTGCAGTTTAGTCGTGGATGTAGACATCTCTGTTGGACAGTTTCACTGTTGACGCCTTCGGGGTTTCTGCTTCCAATATTTATAAGGTACAGGCTgttgtggtggaggtggaggtgagggGGAAGAACAGATAGAAAAAGTTCACTTTAAATATAGTCAGTATTCTGTCTAACATTGTGTTTTCCATCTAGTTTTAGAGACAAGTTCAATTtgcagacacaaaaaaaaagcatgccCTGCCTAGCTGGACTGATGGGAAAAAACATTTAACCACATTTAGTTGGGTCACACTGAGCACCACCTTGTTCTTCCTGCACTGTAAGACCAATATACACATTCGACAGGTGGCGTTACATCTTATTACTAACTTAAGTATTATATTGTCTCCATACCTGTCTGCTGTTcagtctcctcttcttctctctgtgagtCTGGGCTATGGATACCTCCAAGCTCCTCTGTGGCAACTATTTATACCACACAGAGCACCTTCTGGAAACTCCTCTTCCTTTAACAGCATCTTACAATTCATCCATCTCCTAAAATGAAGGGGGAAATCCATGACTCCATATGGGTGTGACGTACACGACCTTAGTCTAGGTGTGGTGGGCAATTCAAAGACTAAAGTAACATGAAACCTTATCTTTCTGGAAGTTACGTGCCGGCCTTTGTTATCTCCACCTAAACGACCCTCACGCTATACCATCAGGAAATAGATACTCAGGGATTTATGGCCATGATGGCTATTTTTGGAGTGGATTTTCACTTGAAAATGGTCCAGACTGATATGAACAACACAGCTTCACTTCACAATAACTCATTACATGAGTCAGACTAACCTTACCAATCATCAACATCTTATATTACACTTTTCTCTTCCTTGTCGGGAACTGAAGAAAGGATGGCTGACCACAGTATAAAGACATATTTCATATCATTTGTGATGGATGTTATGAGTTTGCTTTGTGAGTGTTTGGACAAGGTTGGGTAAAGAATGaatgacaaaacattttaaCCAGCTTCCTCTTTGTTTAGTTGTTCCAGATATTATAacatcattgttattattatttcaattcagtttttcatcaaattttccATTTATATTTGAGAATATATAAGAATATCAGTAGACACATTTGTGTCGTTCTTCGTGAATGTtgtaaaaagctgagaaaatgtTGGTCACAAAAAAATGGGCTGAATCTTACATTCAGTCCTCCACagcattattgttgttgttttttggacCCTCTCCCTGAAAGAATCAAATACCCTCAACCCAATATCTGAGAATTATATATCAATATCTAAGTATaacaaaatagtgaaaatacaGCCACTCTCTAGGTTTTAATAAAGAGCTGCTAAACGGTTAAATTGCTGCTGAATGAGTGAGCCGGGCCCAGGCATCAACGCTATTGCCGAGTAGTgaaggaaaataaattatttaaaaaatacatacttataaaaaaaggataaatagAGACGATTAGTAAGCTCTGCGTCCAAAGCCGAGAGCAATGAAGAACTGCTACAAAACATACAtaacaaatagaataaatatCTTGGTATAgtagatgaaaaaaaatggaaggaaTGTTTTACATCTCACATAATATccacaaataaaaaattatgtttaattCTGTATAAATTATGACAAGGATATACTATAGTAGAGACAAAATTCATAAGTTTGACATCAGCTCCTCAGATAAATGTTTCAGAGTGACTTCCTCATACATGCCTTTGgtattgtgatgaaggtagAAAAGAACATTGAAAGATGGATTTCAAGAACTTGCAACTGTAAAGTAGGATTTTCATTAACAATTTGTCTCTTTCAAAATGTTGGGGCAATAAGACACCCAACTGGATGGGaaactcttttcttttttcgttAGTTCATAAGAAGCTCATATTGCAAAACTGGAAAAATAAGGAAGCACCTTCAAAGAAAGACCACCTCGAAAGAGTTAATTTCACCGAATATGGAGCTCAATTTACAAAGCTCTGTAGATTGAGTAGAGCTGCAAAATCACCCAACATCCAGACATTTTATCTTGTCctatttgttgtgtttgtatgtgtgtgataaGTATGTATATGTTTGAGTACTTTTCATACAGTCCCTTACTTACTTATTACTAGGCGCTTCTATTTTGATCTATAAACAGGGATGGAGGAAGATACTTACCAACATACAGACAAGTTGTCAACTTCCTTTTCTGATAAATGAGTGTGAGCAACATGTTTGAGGACGCAGATGTCTGTCTGAGTGTGGTCAAGAAACTGCAGCGTCCACATTATAACTTCCTTCCCTGTGACTAGAAACGTGTGATGCTGCTTCCTGGTGTCCTCATGTGAATGATgatatgaatatgtgtgtgtgcattcaatcaataaataaattactaaattatcaagaaattaaaacaaattattagaTTACTTGTTATAGACTTTCACAAAATGCACTTCATGTTGTGTGGTTTAATACAAAAGGCAGCTTAAGGAATATTTTACAGTCTCTTGAAGGAACTTTAGGAGCATGCtgagaaaataattaacagaGGACAAAACCCCTGATtatcctgatgatgatgatatgtgTCAATAGTTTCAGTTCAGATGTGGATCAGTGAGCAGGAAAGCGTTCTACTTCCTTCAGTGTCGGAGCCAGCATTAACTCAGCAGCACACTCCAGAGTCAAGCGTCCGCTCCTCAGCAGCTGTTCTGGGGGAAACCCACCCACATGCTGCTTCCTTGTCTGACATTCTGATGTCATTGACTTTTATTGTGGTTGTGACTGTTTTTTAATGAGCCAACATATTTGAGAGGAAATTGTTTCACAGACTTCATAGTAATGcaccacagagagaagaaataaTGAAACAATTAGAATTAGAAATAAGCTGGGTAGCCTCTTCTGACGCTGAGACGCTGAAGCAGGTATCAAACTGACagttcttattatttattttttattattttgactttatttataGCTTTCTTAAATGGCTTTGATAGCAATCAAagtcagagtaaaaaaaaacaaaaaataactatAGATAAAGAGGTACCGTATGTTGAAAAGACATATATTAGGAAGGACATATatgatatattaattatatataggCATCAAACTTGGCAACTGTTTCTGTTATGGTAAttattaaacagaaacacactatAGATTATAATCTACAATTTAACTGTAaccttttattattaataatggtAGCAAGCAGAACCCTAAAAGAGCAAACAATTCATTTGACCCCACATTTGCTCATGTTGCACTATTTCcataaacattaacattaatttgTCTTGTCAGTGAGTGTGAAGGACAACTACAAATGGAGTACAAAAAATTGTATCCAGTTGAAACTGGTACATTTTAAACTTAATTTACTGTGCatgatgatgtttgtttttctcagacCCTCAGCTTGactctttgtctctgtttgcATGCTTGGGGCAGAGTGGGTGGTGctgctttctcttctctccactTTGTGTTCTCTTGTCTCCCCCTGGAGGCTGCTGCTCATTATTGCAGCGATGGATAAGCACGGGGTCCTTGTTTGGAGACGTTTTCTTCAACAACAGCCGCTGCAGCATCTGTTTGTCAGACCGCTCCCGTCGGAAGTCATCCTCATAAACCTTGAGCTGTAGTGATGTCAGAACCACAGACagtaaaatcagaaaaaaaagggattCCAGTGACAAACACATCTTAAAGAAATTCAGGAATCATCTCAAAGTGGATGTACTGTACTGACAATCCAAACACTACCTGCTCTTGCAGTAATGCCACCTGTTGGTGcgtctcctccctcttcttcctcagccTCCGGTTCTCCTGCTGCGTGTGTTTGTGGTCGTTGTGCTCCGTCTGATATTCTGCTTCATAAATCTGGGTCTGCTGACACAAGACATCAATATGGCAGAGAGCCAATACCAAAGCCATATCTTTAGATCTGCAGATACTTCTAACTACGCTGTGCGAAACAGCACAGAGAGCCACCACTTGGTGGTGCAGTTCACCGTCTAATTCAAGTGTATAAGCATCAAGCAAATCTTTCCCTGGCAACAGTGAGTTGACATCAGTTCTGCTCTCATCACATCAGAAATGGGAACATTTTTTTGATGCTGTGTTGAAGAGAGCGTCCCACCTGACATTGCAGTGCCTCCAGCTGCGTTTTTAGATCCTGCACTTCTTGATGGGAGTCTCCCAGTGCTCCCAGTGGGGCACTACTTCTCTGGCTTTTCCCCTGCCGCTCGGAAGAAGCTGGGAAGAAGGAGGATGAGGGGTTGTATCCAGAGACGTGACTGGGTGACAGGTCGGGACCAACTGGAGGATTAGTGGCGGGGCCTGACGCAGGGCCGCGTATCAAAGCACTGAAGCTGCCCTTTAgtaaagacataaaacaaattaaGTAACTATACTCAAATCATAGATCAGAGAACATCCCACTGACAGGTGTAATACCTGTTTAGCAAGTGTGCAATCTCTGTCTGGGTGGTGCATCCTGCTTTCCACCAGTCTGATGTATTCATGCAGGTCCTGGTTCTTCTTCAGCTCTTGCATCAACGCATGCTCATAATACTCCTTTGCActctgcagacacaaacacagcagtgaACCTCACATATATAAACCACATCTATACCTCCTACACCTTAACCCACCGTTTAGGAATTCCCCCCCGTATGCTGTACATACTTGAAGCGTTGTTGTGTGTTTACCTGCTGATGCTCTACTTTGAGCAGCAGTCTGCCGTTGAGCTGTTTGATGGCTGTGTTCTCCAGCTCCAACGCCTCCAGTCGGTGCTGGAGACCCAGCGTGGCACTGCGGTACACCTGGTCCCAGTCCTCGTTCAGCTTCATCAGCTGTaacacaccatcatcatcacataatcatcatcatagcCTCCACTGCAGCATCATTCATTCCATCATTGCTGTTGCCATTCTCAGTCTGTCCTCACAACAACATCCGGAAGTAGATTTGGGTCAGTGAGGTGAGACACGACGCTACGCTCTCTAAATACATTATAGTTTAGTTGAGACAATcattttccctcctctctttccatttTTTACTAAGCAGCATCTAATTAAAATCAAGAAGCAAAGGTTGTATAACTTTAACGATGATTCTTCACAGCTTAGTAGCAGTTTTTCACACAACGCCCACAGTCCTACTCTGGTTGTCAGAGAGAAGTAAATGTAATTGCCAACATCAGCGATACAAACATGGATCTGTGGAGAGACTGCGCCGGTTTAAGGTGATGTTGTACCTCTTTGTTGACTCTGCGGAGCTCTGTGTTCTTgttgagcagcagcagtttctCCTGGTCAGTGGAGGTGACAGTCATACTCTCAGTGATCAGAGTGACCTGCTCCTCGGTGGACAGCAGCCTGCTGCCACCCACGGGACTCACATCCTCGGTCCTGCACATACACAGATACAGTCAGAGAGAATATGGGCcataaataaagtcatgatGAAGAACATTAGCAGAGGATTTCCATTAATAAGCAAACACATGTGCGCACAAAAGAACGTCAGAGTACTTTTGAACACCCACTCGCATAGAGTGCACTTACAGAGAATCGAATCGGAGCTATTATGCACACCCacgtacacacatgcatgcacagtaACATTATGCACTCAAGACActcagactcacacacacacacacagagtggtgCATTTCTCTGCATCCTAGCCAATCAGAAGCTCTGTTTACTATCAGATGTGTTTGCATGTCGATAGCCTCTGGAAACAATATGGGTGATGATCCCTGGAAAATGTTGATTCAAATTGAACCACTTGAAGAGAATATTTGCAAAGATGAATTAGTCAAACTGGTTTCCTTTCCACCATGCAGCCCTGTTTGTGAGGTCTCGTCTAAACGGTATAGCTGACGGGGAGGCGGAGGAGATTTAAAGCCCGGGGGGAATCTGCATGCTCATTGAAGAACATACAACTGTGCATGTAGCCCCCAGGGCTTCTTCACACAAACATACTGCTGGACTGATGTAACCTCATAAAGCGAAGTATTACAAAGAATCACAATCTGCGATCACCTCTCATCCCCCTTAAGGCTAAACTCCctcgcaaacacacactcatccacTTACGCACAGTGTCCTGCTTTGTGAAAACCTGTTACACAATTTTAGAGAGTTGTATTCAAGGCAGTATAAATGGGAAGATGCAGGTCTATTAACAAAATGACTTATAAGGTGTTCATTTTTTtcaagatatatttttttctgacaagaTGTTCTATGAAAACTTTGTATCTCAAGGTTTAACAGTTTTCAATACACATAGGCCATAGAGGAATGTATTGGGATCCCGCAAATCACACAGAAGTGGTTGGTTTTAACTTTGCCGCGGGTGGGAGTAGACAGTCGACAAATAAACTGCGGGTCGCAGGATTTAGCTAGTGCTAACCAGATAGATGGAGTCAACAAATGAAGttgaaaagaagattaaagcagGTAATTACAACACAAAAGCAAAGCAAGGCATGTCTGACATTTGAAGTAATTTCTGTGAGTGGGACTTTGTCAGTGGcgacaaatgtgaaaaaatattgaCATACAATGGGCACAAATCTGGCACCTCTGGGTTGAGGCGACATAGGCCTACCTGCTCCGTTCTCCCCAGTCAAATTAAGATCTCCTTTAAAGATAAATCACTTGTTCTTGCACATATTAAACAAGATACTGTCGAGAAATGTGTGTGTCGGCTGTATGACTTTCTTCGCCGGGAAAGACTTTGTTGACGTAGTTCAACGCTTTAATGTAGCCGCTAAATATGGCAAATTTGAAGTACAAGATGTTCTGCCTCACCCAACCACTGTATATCTTTATGTTCAgtttatatactgtttattgcacggctttgttgaatactcaattctgatcgGTCAATTACagtgttctacggtctgttatttctttatagcagaccgttgctatggatgcagttctgatgtcggactcttgCGGACCATCTTTGTGTCAATTTtggatttcttaagtaagtagcgggataatgtacagccagcggatcattgttgtgaaataaaccccttcaggatgATGCAACACTCCTCCGCACACATCGctctgtcggggtttattttacaacaatgattgtctcgctgtacattatcccttacatatacaATTTCAGATAAAAAAGTCCTTTACAACAAAGTTTAAGTGCTGGCAAACCGAGCTGTATCCATTTTTAGCAAATTGTACTGTAAATTAAGGTGTATTGGTGTATGTGTATTGGTACATTGGCATATGCACTGTGTGTTGTATTTCTATATTTGTAGTGTATTGTGGTCTTATGATATAGAAAGCTGTATATTTTAATCACACATGTAAAAGCTCAACTAGGGACAAGAGTTGAAAATTAGCAATAGCTATAAACTCTTTGTGCAGCACATAAGTTTGATGCCATGTATTGgaactacagtatgttaaaTTGCATCGTTCCtaccaaataaaacaaaaatcaatcaataatacTACACAGtaacacaatgtgttttctctGGGAGAAGACACAAAATCAATCGTCAATCTACTGACTATTGTGCGGGTGTGTATGTATGGTCAGAATGTTTGCAGGTGCGGGCGGTAACGGTCAGAAATACAGCGGGAGCGAGATTAAGAAAACAGTCCCACGTAGGGCTCTACTGTGGGATGATGGAAATATGAGATTAGACATTCTTTGTCCTCTCgaatttaaaggagcagttaAAAATGTTGGTGAGGGT
This DNA window, taken from Sebastes umbrosus isolate fSebUmb1 chromosome 9, fSebUmb1.pri, whole genome shotgun sequence, encodes the following:
- the zgc:174917 gene encoding probable alpha-ketoglutarate-dependent hypophosphite dioxygenase — translated: MSTSTTKLQELYNRQGFLSALPVLKETELREAKQAFAELEKKFGEEYTQYSLHNVHLQYPWVGSLTKHPEIIQVVKAILGPDVILLDSRFICKYPTLKPDIQENEDAVNKPGLPYVAWHQDMRYWGIAGGPVLSVWLALDDSLQENGALQVIPGSHCAGMLTHRQAIQPGNMLSVNQEIPEELVQADEAVFCPLLAGQMSIHDGLLVHASDPNTSQKRRCGFVIRYVPTSAYPTEDPDRPRKFAATVLLCGADRFNHFSNKTT
- the si:ch211-153b23.7 gene encoding TNFAIP3-interacting protein 3, encoding MDGDVLSLSSTSSLSSSSAAAAAETQKDTSPKSDSGLSQSQQEHKSTEELWTEDVSPVGGSRLLSTEEQVTLITESMTVTSTDQEKLLLLNKNTELRRVNKELMKLNEDWDQVYRSATLGLQHRLEALELENTAIKQLNGRLLLKVEHQQSAKEYYEHALMQELKKNQDLHEYIRLVESRMHHPDRDCTLAKQGSFSALIRGPASGPATNPPVGPDLSPSHVSGYNPSSSFFPASSERQGKSQRSSAPLGALGDSHQEVQDLKTQLEALQCQTQIYEAEYQTEHNDHKHTQQENRRLRKKREETHQQVALLQEQLKVYEDDFRRERSDKQMLQRLLLKKTSPNKDPVLIHRCNNEQQPPGGDKRTQSGEKRKQHHPLCPKHANRDKESS